One segment of Paenibacillus rhizovicinus DNA contains the following:
- a CDS encoding LacI family DNA-binding transcriptional regulator encodes MEDNSHRTCRKGAMNMKLKEIAAKANVSISTVSRVINNQGHFSAETRRKVMDAAKEYLKPGVSPAKIGERSYAIAVFVPEVHDFVDNDPASSADLSHLKEEFESRGHQFMVATHSRGIPTAGPAYRMLNDNKVDAAIVFDSYVDDRLVDELIARGIPYLVTNGRRYDRVQNVIDYDNRKGASEAIKYLHGLGHRSIGVIAGPDDHLVSRNRLDGCKDAWRELGLSWQERNVRAGAFDPAHGYQAAKDLIAQQSGITALFAFSDMMAFGAMKALSELKLKLPKDISLIGFDDLKLSAYTVPPLTTVRRFRYDISRLIVNMLTELITNRTIAEVNVSLKTELIERESCSSPSVVEP; translated from the coding sequence ATGGAGGATAATAGCCATCGTACATGCAGGAAGGGGGCCATGAACATGAAATTAAAAGAAATCGCCGCCAAAGCGAACGTCTCGATCAGCACCGTATCCCGCGTCATCAACAATCAAGGCCATTTCAGCGCGGAAACGCGGCGCAAGGTCATGGACGCCGCCAAGGAATACTTGAAGCCCGGCGTTTCGCCGGCCAAGATCGGCGAACGCTCGTACGCGATCGCCGTTTTCGTGCCGGAGGTCCACGATTTCGTCGACAATGATCCCGCTTCGTCGGCCGATCTCAGCCACTTGAAGGAAGAATTTGAATCGCGCGGCCATCAATTCATGGTGGCGACGCATTCGCGCGGCATCCCGACGGCCGGTCCCGCTTACAGGATGTTGAACGATAACAAGGTCGATGCCGCGATCGTGTTCGATTCCTACGTCGATGACCGGCTTGTCGACGAATTGATCGCCCGCGGCATTCCATATCTGGTGACCAATGGCAGAAGGTATGATCGCGTTCAGAACGTGATCGACTACGATAATCGCAAAGGCGCCAGCGAAGCGATCAAGTATTTGCACGGCCTCGGCCACCGGTCGATCGGCGTTATCGCAGGCCCGGACGATCATCTGGTCAGCCGCAATCGCTTGGACGGCTGCAAGGACGCATGGCGCGAGCTCGGTCTAAGCTGGCAAGAGCGGAACGTCCGGGCGGGAGCGTTCGATCCGGCGCACGGCTACCAGGCGGCCAAGGACCTGATCGCCCAGCAGAGCGGGATTACAGCGCTGTTCGCGTTCAGCGACATGATGGCTTTCGGCGCGATGAAGGCGTTGTCCGAGCTGAAGCTGAAGCTGCCCAAGGACATCTCCCTGATCGGCTTCGACGATCTGAAATTGTCCGCGTATACGGTACCTCCCCTGACGACAGTCAGGCGTTTCCGGTACGACATCAGCCGCTTGATCGTCAACATGCTGACGGAGCTCATCACGAACCGGACGATCGCCGAGGTCAACGTCAGTTTAAAGACGGAGCTGATCGAGCGGGAATCCTGCTCTTCCCCGAGCGTCGTCGAGCCCTGA
- a CDS encoding ABC transporter substrate-binding protein: MKRMIRMNACLILIAFVALVSACRGTGGEDALDRENPSATQPFVTLRMIMPGDESARMREFVDNELNARLKRDLNIKLELTYFPWADYQSKLELALSTGESYDLFWYGTPFVSDYKAKNYILPLDGLLRTYGQDLTANIPANNFALDQIDGRQWAIPSQAFTSAGKFTSVMVRQDLLESAGMQRIRSIADMEAFYKKMHDADPSYYGYLENDRGQDVLWRELSDQPLTFLDENQMFAVNENSGQLVNYLASDLYKDVAHVRERWVRIGLIDKRLVGNLAANIDQEDAGKLLFRVGAVSRAMENLQTVQAADPDAKLREYYLSPDKPKYIVAPSNEAYMIPAKALHPERAMQFMNWILQSKEHYNFIIYGVEGKDYRIENGKIKMLINDQLMYEWMWRNKNYFMATTNVDDSVVQDMLHNDDNAKISRIFGFHFNQDPVKTEYAKVLAVYNEKFVPINMGIVSYDKGFGDAMDALKKAGYEKVWNELKLQYDAFRADQASRSNQEESK; the protein is encoded by the coding sequence ATGAAACGTATGATTCGCATGAACGCGTGCTTGATTCTGATTGCGTTCGTCGCGCTGGTCTCCGCTTGCAGGGGAACGGGCGGCGAAGACGCGCTCGACCGCGAGAACCCCTCGGCGACGCAGCCATTCGTAACGCTGCGCATGATCATGCCTGGGGACGAATCGGCGCGCATGCGGGAATTCGTCGACAACGAGCTGAACGCGCGCCTGAAGCGGGATTTGAACATCAAGCTGGAATTAACCTACTTCCCTTGGGCGGATTACCAATCGAAGCTCGAGCTTGCGCTGTCGACGGGAGAGAGCTACGACCTCTTCTGGTATGGCACGCCGTTCGTGTCCGATTACAAGGCGAAGAACTACATCCTTCCGCTGGACGGGCTTCTGCGCACGTACGGCCAAGATCTGACGGCGAACATTCCGGCGAATAACTTCGCGCTGGACCAAATCGACGGCCGGCAGTGGGCGATTCCCTCGCAGGCGTTCACGTCCGCAGGCAAATTCACCTCGGTCATGGTGCGCCAGGATTTGCTGGAATCGGCCGGGATGCAGCGTATTCGCTCGATCGCCGACATGGAAGCCTTTTATAAGAAAATGCATGACGCGGATCCGAGTTATTACGGCTATCTGGAGAACGATCGCGGGCAAGACGTGCTGTGGCGCGAGCTATCGGATCAACCGCTTACGTTCCTGGACGAGAATCAGATGTTCGCCGTCAACGAGAACAGCGGTCAGCTCGTGAATTACTTGGCATCCGATCTGTACAAAGACGTGGCGCACGTGCGGGAGCGTTGGGTGCGCATAGGGCTGATCGACAAACGGCTGGTCGGCAATCTAGCCGCGAACATCGACCAGGAGGACGCCGGCAAGCTGCTGTTCCGGGTCGGCGCCGTATCGCGGGCGATGGAGAATCTGCAAACGGTGCAGGCCGCGGATCCCGATGCGAAGCTGCGCGAGTATTATTTGTCCCCGGATAAACCGAAGTATATCGTCGCGCCTTCCAACGAGGCGTATATGATTCCGGCCAAAGCGCTGCATCCGGAACGGGCGATGCAGTTCATGAACTGGATTTTGCAGAGCAAGGAGCACTATAACTTTATTATCTATGGCGTGGAAGGCAAGGATTACCGCATCGAGAACGGCAAAATCAAGATGCTGATTAACGATCAATTGATGTACGAGTGGATGTGGCGGAACAAAAACTACTTCATGGCGACGACGAACGTCGACGATTCCGTCGTGCAGGATATGCTCCATAACGACGATAATGCGAAGATATCCCGCATCTTCGGGTTCCATTTCAATCAGGATCCCGTGAAGACGGAATATGCCAAAGTGCTTGCGGTGTATAACGAGAAATTCGTGCCGATCAACATGGGTATCGTCAGCTACGACAAGGGTTTCGGCGATGCCATGGATGCCTTGAAGAAGGCCGGCTACGAGAAGGTGTGGAACGAGCTTAAGCTGCAATACGACGCTTTCCGGGCCGATCAGGCTTCCCGCTCGAATCAGGAGGAATCCAAGTGA
- a CDS encoding sensor histidine kinase: MKRSIFTNMVIALLLLLTPIIMLYAYSNRTSSRVLTGEIVKAKRTQVESFVGQLGQMFAQFDSYQKMLYESTEVRNLAYPDLLSDDLLHFRTLKAVSEEINRLAGYGGRKGVIAVVYPKTGMVIKSNSSLGAVPAVLPDKDGFWGYEHDAKGSAFFMETISNPAKNAKDEEPDLTVVAKVDEGEIKSDLSEMKNNGLEDPFLYHPGYSPIYNYTADQDLIREMLPELNPEDTEGGFEPLLIRTADGAYQVHMEMVQPLGWYLVDYVPIGTIMAPIKRNQTMFYAISGMMLFMACVLGFLLYRSIRLPFRKLMQGMNFIEKGFYTSRMKDPPKGEFRYLYHRFNSMAARIEELIEDVLKEQIRTKEANVKQLQSQINPHFLYNTLAYIKSMVELEEKEAAVSMTMNLSKYYRYTTKLSSSLATLQEELELNVNYLDIHRMLTDDFEYEIAIDPAMMTMRIPRLSLQPLIENVIVHAFRKPVQYGAVRIRGSLSEDGIARLAVEDNGSGLTPAQVEALQAKIRHSSSDRIDSGLQNVHHRLMLLYGKQSGLALSVSEWGGLQAELAWKVPDDEAQ, from the coding sequence GTGAAGCGGAGTATTTTCACGAACATGGTCATCGCCTTGCTGCTATTGCTGACCCCCATTATCATGCTGTACGCGTACTCGAACCGCACGAGTTCCCGCGTCCTGACGGGGGAGATCGTGAAGGCGAAGCGCACGCAGGTGGAATCGTTCGTCGGGCAGCTTGGACAGATGTTCGCCCAATTCGATTCCTATCAGAAGATGCTGTACGAGAGCACCGAAGTTCGCAATCTGGCCTATCCGGACCTGCTCAGCGACGATTTGCTGCACTTCCGCACCTTGAAGGCGGTGTCGGAGGAGATCAACCGGCTGGCCGGTTACGGGGGAAGGAAAGGCGTCATCGCGGTCGTCTACCCGAAGACGGGGATGGTGATCAAGAGCAATTCGAGCCTCGGCGCCGTGCCTGCCGTGCTTCCGGACAAAGACGGTTTCTGGGGTTACGAGCATGATGCCAAGGGCAGCGCCTTCTTCATGGAGACGATCTCCAATCCGGCCAAGAACGCCAAGGACGAAGAACCGGATCTGACGGTCGTCGCCAAGGTGGACGAGGGAGAAATCAAGAGCGATCTGTCCGAAATGAAGAATAACGGACTGGAAGATCCTTTTCTCTACCATCCCGGCTATTCGCCGATTTATAACTACACCGCGGATCAAGACCTGATCCGGGAGATGCTGCCCGAGCTGAATCCGGAGGATACCGAAGGCGGTTTCGAGCCGCTGCTCATCCGCACGGCCGACGGCGCATACCAGGTGCATATGGAGATGGTGCAGCCGCTGGGATGGTACTTGGTGGATTACGTCCCGATCGGCACGATCATGGCCCCGATCAAGCGCAACCAGACGATGTTCTACGCGATCAGCGGCATGATGCTCTTCATGGCCTGCGTGCTCGGCTTCCTCCTCTATCGGAGTATCCGCCTGCCGTTCCGCAAGTTGATGCAAGGGATGAATTTCATCGAGAAAGGCTTCTACACCAGTCGGATGAAGGACCCTCCCAAGGGGGAATTCCGCTATTTATACCACCGGTTCAATTCCATGGCCGCGCGAATCGAAGAACTGATCGAGGACGTGCTGAAGGAACAGATCCGGACGAAGGAAGCGAACGTCAAGCAGCTGCAGTCGCAGATCAATCCGCACTTCCTCTACAACACGCTGGCGTATATCAAGAGCATGGTGGAGCTGGAAGAGAAGGAAGCGGCCGTGTCGATGACAATGAATCTAAGCAAATATTACCGGTATACGACCAAGCTCAGCAGCAGCTTGGCCACGCTGCAGGAAGAACTGGAGCTGAACGTGAACTACCTGGACATCCATCGGATGCTGACGGACGATTTCGAGTATGAAATCGCGATCGATCCCGCCATGATGACGATGCGGATTCCGCGGCTGTCGCTGCAGCCGTTGATCGAGAACGTCATCGTGCATGCGTTCAGGAAGCCCGTGCAGTACGGGGCGGTGCGCATACGGGGAAGCCTGTCGGAAGACGGGATCGCCAGGCTCGCCGTCGAGGACAATGGGTCGGGATTGACCCCGGCCCAAGTAGAAGCGCTGCAGGCGAAGATCCGCCATTCGTCGAGCGATCGGATCGACTCCGGCTTGCAGAACGTTCACCATCGGCTGATGCTGCTGTACGGCAAGCAATCGGGGCTCGCCCTCAGCGTGTCCGAATGGGGCGGCCTGCAGGCTGAGCTCGCATGGAAAGTACCGGACGACGAAGCGCAATGA
- a CDS encoding response regulator — MYEILIVDDHTHLVDSMASALPWEAMGIAAVHKAYSGEEALELLHYHAIDLIVTDIQMTGMSGLELASIVKDKWTKIKSVILTGHDEFQYAQEAIRQGICNYLLKPVSNDELESTIRALIGDLQLEGEALVSQQKLADLFRDSLPKLRESLLQELLAGKLPASSRLRDKLKLYELPFDEAAPFLMLCMRIEEDFVGTDVYSASLLEYAVTNIADEIFSPRFEIWHCRDDYGYVVFLIQPKQPSEGDAKEWMEETERLARLVQHQIKRFLRIKVSVVMSHWRAFPLEVPAAYHDLLSLFTDYIGFQTESFFHDMQERNVEEIRPLSELYASPTFMQLLEVEQWDAAAAKMKRVFEELEQRGNRTREHVFEAYVTIMQAFSFYVHKKGKSFHDIYGREAEKMLKLDAGWSIEPLREWSFRSLEQLQTYSGSLSNSLRHDLINRIVRFVNEQVKDVTLQSAADHVHLHPVYVSNLFKNETGDNFSNYVLRVRMDAALRLLKQKETKISWIAQEVGYQKPQYFIKLFKTHYGMTPQEYKNSLP, encoded by the coding sequence GTGTACGAAATATTGATCGTGGACGATCATACGCATTTGGTGGACAGCATGGCGAGCGCTTTGCCTTGGGAAGCGATGGGCATAGCGGCGGTGCATAAGGCGTATTCCGGCGAAGAAGCGCTGGAGCTGCTGCATTATCACGCCATCGATCTGATCGTCACCGACATTCAGATGACGGGCATGAGCGGGCTTGAGCTGGCATCCATCGTCAAGGACAAGTGGACGAAGATCAAGTCGGTCATCCTGACTGGGCATGACGAGTTTCAATACGCGCAGGAAGCGATTCGGCAAGGCATCTGCAACTACTTGCTGAAGCCGGTCTCGAACGACGAGCTCGAAAGCACGATTCGCGCCTTGATCGGCGACCTGCAGCTGGAAGGCGAAGCGCTGGTCAGCCAGCAGAAGCTGGCTGACCTGTTCAGGGACAGCTTGCCGAAGCTGCGGGAGTCGCTGCTGCAGGAGCTGCTGGCGGGCAAGCTGCCGGCTTCGTCCAGGCTGCGCGACAAACTGAAGCTCTACGAGCTGCCGTTCGACGAGGCGGCTCCGTTCCTGATGCTGTGCATGCGCATCGAGGAAGACTTCGTCGGAACGGACGTCTATAGCGCGTCGCTGCTCGAATATGCCGTCACGAACATCGCCGACGAGATTTTCTCGCCGCGTTTCGAGATCTGGCATTGCCGGGACGATTACGGATACGTCGTCTTCCTCATTCAGCCGAAGCAGCCTTCCGAAGGCGACGCGAAGGAATGGATGGAAGAGACGGAGAGACTCGCCCGGCTCGTGCAGCATCAGATCAAGCGCTTCCTGAGAATCAAAGTATCGGTGGTGATGAGCCATTGGCGCGCGTTCCCGCTCGAAGTGCCCGCGGCGTATCACGACCTGCTCTCCTTATTCACGGATTACATCGGCTTCCAGACGGAGAGCTTCTTCCATGACATGCAGGAACGGAACGTGGAAGAGATCCGTCCGTTGTCCGAGCTGTACGCGAGCCCGACGTTCATGCAGCTGCTGGAGGTCGAGCAGTGGGACGCCGCCGCGGCGAAGATGAAGCGGGTGTTCGAGGAATTGGAGCAGCGGGGGAACAGGACGCGGGAGCATGTCTTCGAAGCTTATGTCACGATCATGCAAGCCTTCTCGTTCTACGTGCATAAGAAGGGCAAAAGTTTCCACGATATCTACGGCCGCGAAGCGGAGAAAATGTTGAAGCTCGACGCCGGTTGGAGCATCGAACCGCTGCGGGAATGGTCGTTCCGGAGCTTGGAGCAGTTGCAAACCTACAGCGGGAGCTTGTCCAACAGCCTTCGCCACGATCTGATCAACCGCATCGTCCGTTTCGTCAACGAGCAGGTCAAAGACGTGACGCTGCAGTCGGCGGCGGATCACGTTCATTTGCACCCGGTCTACGTGTCCAATCTCTTCAAGAACGAGACGGGGGACAACTTCTCCAACTACGTCCTGCGCGTACGGATGGACGCGGCGCTGCGGCTGCTGAAGCAGAAGGAGACCAAGATCAGCTGGATCGCCCAGGAGGTCGGCTATCAGAAGCCGCAATATTTCATCAAGCTGTTCAAGACCCATTACGGCATGACGCCGCAAGAGTACAAGAACAGTTTGCCGTGA
- a CDS encoding ABC transporter substrate-binding protein: MAIRKKAWISAMSLIVVSALALTGCGSNNSNNGSTSDSASGNNSGNASNKAASSNAKKENVTLTYTIWDQLQQPAMEAIAKEFTTENPNIKVKVEVIPWGDYWTKMSAAAPAGTLPDVFWMHSGQFVKYASGGFLEPITDKVTAGEINMDDYASNLGSIYVLDGQNYAIPKDFDTIGLAYNKELFDQAGEAYPDDTWDYAKLAEVAKKLSQPDKGIYGFAAKMDTQGGYWNDMLANGGSILSADGTKSGYDDPASIEALKARYQMILDKASPTHQQMTDTDATEMFKSGKLAMTFEGDWRTADIASSDIIKDKWNWAPLPKGKVKRGDIINGLGNTMSAKGKHKDEAWLFLKFLGSKRAADITAEMGAAIPAFKDTQAAWVKSKPDLNLQVFIDQTAEATPYPAGSKAYPVWFPKESEIMAQAWGGKISIEEGAKQVAEMMNKAISENK; the protein is encoded by the coding sequence ATGGCCATTCGTAAAAAAGCTTGGATTTCCGCAATGAGCCTGATCGTGGTTTCGGCGCTCGCGCTGACGGGCTGCGGCAGCAATAATTCGAATAACGGCAGCACGTCGGACAGTGCGTCGGGCAACAATTCAGGCAACGCATCGAACAAAGCGGCGAGCAGCAACGCGAAGAAAGAGAACGTGACGTTGACGTACACGATCTGGGATCAGCTGCAACAGCCGGCGATGGAAGCGATCGCCAAAGAATTCACCACGGAGAACCCGAACATCAAAGTGAAAGTCGAAGTCATTCCTTGGGGCGACTACTGGACGAAAATGTCCGCGGCGGCGCCGGCCGGCACATTGCCGGACGTGTTCTGGATGCATAGCGGCCAATTCGTCAAATACGCGTCCGGCGGGTTCCTTGAGCCCATCACCGACAAGGTTACCGCCGGCGAGATCAACATGGACGACTACGCGTCCAACCTCGGCTCCATCTATGTATTAGACGGTCAGAACTACGCGATTCCGAAGGACTTCGATACGATCGGCCTGGCTTACAACAAAGAATTGTTCGACCAAGCCGGCGAAGCGTACCCTGACGATACATGGGATTACGCGAAACTGGCGGAAGTGGCCAAGAAATTGAGCCAGCCGGACAAAGGCATCTACGGCTTCGCGGCCAAGATGGATACGCAAGGCGGTTACTGGAACGATATGCTCGCGAACGGCGGTTCCATTCTCTCCGCCGACGGCACGAAATCCGGTTACGACGACCCGGCCTCCATCGAAGCGTTGAAGGCGCGCTACCAAATGATTCTCGACAAAGCTTCGCCGACGCATCAACAAATGACGGACACGGACGCCACGGAAATGTTCAAGTCGGGCAAACTGGCAATGACGTTCGAAGGCGACTGGAGAACGGCCGATATCGCGAGCAGCGACATTATCAAGGACAAATGGAATTGGGCTCCGCTGCCGAAAGGCAAAGTCAAACGCGGCGACATCATCAACGGCCTGGGCAACACGATGTCGGCGAAAGGCAAACATAAAGACGAAGCATGGCTGTTCCTGAAATTCCTCGGTTCGAAGCGCGCTGCCGATATCACGGCGGAAATGGGCGCGGCGATCCCGGCATTCAAGGATACGCAGGCGGCATGGGTGAAATCGAAGCCCGACCTGAATCTGCAGGTGTTCATCGACCAAACCGCGGAAGCCACGCCGTATCCGGCAGGATCGAAAGCGTATCCGGTCTGGTTCCCGAAAGAATCGGAAATCATGGCGCAAGCATGGGGCGGCAAGATCTCCATCGAGGAAGGCGCCAAGCAAGTAGCGGAAATGATGAATAAAGCCATCTCGGAAAACAAGTAA
- a CDS encoding carbohydrate ABC transporter permease translates to MNSRSRYVWAYAMIAPTLLGTVVFWCWPAIYSIYLSFLKSENFGMSNHWVGLANYQKLFKDQEFWHNLRNTLYYTVLFVPVTLVLSTFFAVLLNAKIRGQSAYRVIYFLPQVTMPAAAAMVWVVLFAHDYGLINYVLGTDVAWISDSRFAMFALVIVGVWGAIGFNMLLILAGLQGIPKALYEAASIDGAVRFRKFRYITLPLLTPTLFFTTIVLMIGATQIFDSIYLLIGKTNVALPDVRSLVYAYYQNSFVYYDQNYGAAIVDVLLVINLILTGLQFAFQKKWVNYD, encoded by the coding sequence ATGAATTCGAGAAGCAGGTATGTATGGGCCTATGCCATGATCGCACCTACTTTGCTCGGGACGGTCGTATTTTGGTGCTGGCCGGCCATCTATTCTATCTATCTGAGCTTCCTGAAATCTGAGAATTTCGGGATGAGCAATCACTGGGTCGGTCTGGCCAATTACCAGAAGCTGTTCAAGGATCAAGAGTTTTGGCATAATCTGCGCAATACGCTTTACTATACGGTTCTGTTCGTACCGGTTACGCTCGTCTTGTCCACGTTCTTCGCCGTATTGCTCAATGCGAAGATTCGCGGTCAATCCGCTTACAGGGTCATCTACTTCCTGCCGCAAGTTACGATGCCCGCGGCGGCCGCCATGGTGTGGGTCGTACTGTTCGCCCATGACTACGGATTAATCAACTACGTGCTCGGCACGGACGTGGCTTGGATATCCGATTCGCGGTTCGCGATGTTCGCGCTGGTCATCGTCGGCGTATGGGGAGCGATCGGCTTCAACATGCTCCTTATTCTGGCGGGTTTGCAAGGGATACCGAAAGCGCTATACGAAGCGGCGTCGATCGACGGGGCCGTGCGGTTCCGCAAGTTCCGCTATATTACTTTGCCGCTGCTGACGCCGACGTTGTTCTTCACGACCATCGTGCTCATGATCGGCGCCACGCAAATCTTCGATTCGATCTATCTGTTAATCGGCAAGACGAATGTCGCGCTGCCCGACGTGCGTTCCCTCGTCTATGCTTACTATCAGAATTCGTTCGTCTATTACGATCAGAATTACGGTGCGGCGATCGTAGACGTGCTGCTCGTCATTAACTTGATCTTAACCGGCTTACAATTCGCGTTCCAGAAGAAATGGGTCAACTACGACTGA
- a CDS encoding carbohydrate ABC transporter permease yields the protein MAKSNQAVERNVNWIIHVILIAASVVMVIPFGWMILTAFKTVTEATQIPVKVFPAHPDFSSFKKAFEKTDFTHYFLNTAFAALMKTVFPVVFSSMAAYAFARIKFPGRTVLFFIIISVMMVPNPVFYTPQYLLLSKWGLVNTVTALWICALVSPFATFMLRQFFLGISKELEEAAILDGCNPFQTFRYIMLPLVKSALVAIVIIQLLWSWNELQWPLIINSSPDKLTLSSGLATLVSMFSTNYPILMAGAIMAVIPMIVLFFFFQKRFIEGVAFSAHKG from the coding sequence ATGGCGAAAAGCAATCAGGCCGTCGAACGCAACGTCAATTGGATCATTCACGTCATCTTGATCGCGGCGTCCGTCGTCATGGTCATCCCGTTCGGGTGGATGATTCTGACGGCATTCAAAACGGTTACGGAAGCGACGCAGATTCCGGTCAAGGTTTTCCCGGCCCACCCGGATTTCAGCAGCTTCAAGAAAGCGTTCGAGAAAACGGATTTTACGCATTATTTCTTGAACACGGCCTTCGCGGCACTCATGAAAACGGTATTTCCCGTCGTGTTCAGCTCGATGGCCGCTTATGCGTTCGCGCGGATTAAATTCCCGGGCCGGACGGTATTGTTCTTCATCATTATCTCCGTCATGATGGTGCCGAACCCGGTGTTCTATACGCCGCAGTACTTGCTCTTGAGCAAGTGGGGCTTGGTCAACACGGTCACGGCGTTATGGATTTGCGCCTTGGTGAGCCCGTTCGCGACCTTCATGCTGCGGCAATTCTTCCTTGGCATCTCCAAAGAGCTGGAGGAAGCCGCGATTCTGGACGGCTGCAATCCGTTCCAGACCTTCCGCTATATCATGCTGCCGCTGGTGAAATCCGCCTTGGTCGCGATCGTCATCATTCAGCTGCTATGGTCCTGGAACGAATTGCAATGGCCGTTGATCATCAACAGCTCGCCGGATAAACTCACGCTGTCCTCGGGTCTAGCTACGCTCGTCTCGATGTTCAGCACGAATTACCCGATTCTCATGGCGGGCGCCATCATGGCCGTCATTCCGATGATCGTCCTGTTCTTCTTCTTCCAGAAGCGGTTCATCGAAGGCGTCGCGTTCAGCGCGCATAAAGGATAG
- a CDS encoding alpha/beta fold hydrolase, giving the protein MPKVIVGTENGQPIELFFEDLGEGKPVILIHGWPLSGRSWENQVPALIEAGYRVITYDRRGFGQSSQPYHGYDYDTFAADLDKLIGHLDLNDVTLVGFSMGGGEVARYVGTYGTGRVSKAVLASAVTPFFYKSAEHPEGGLDEATIQDFQDGLSKDRMAFLDDFTHKFFKAGDNAGLVSEPSRAYNWGIAAGASPKGTLDCVAAFGRTDFRGDLAKFDIPLLVIHGDSDAIVPFEVSGRITSETVKGSELVVIEGGPHGVNATHPEPFNKALINFLNH; this is encoded by the coding sequence ATGCCTAAAGTAATCGTGGGAACAGAAAACGGACAACCCATTGAATTGTTTTTCGAGGACCTTGGCGAAGGCAAGCCCGTCATTCTCATCCATGGCTGGCCGCTGAGCGGGCGCTCTTGGGAAAACCAGGTTCCGGCGCTCATTGAAGCGGGCTACCGGGTAATTACCTATGACCGCCGCGGGTTCGGACAATCCTCCCAGCCGTATCACGGATACGACTATGATACGTTTGCAGCGGATTTGGACAAGTTGATCGGACACCTGGACCTTAACGATGTCACATTGGTCGGGTTCTCGATGGGGGGCGGAGAAGTGGCGCGTTACGTGGGGACCTATGGAACCGGCCGCGTCAGCAAAGCCGTGTTGGCGAGCGCGGTTACGCCGTTCTTCTACAAATCCGCCGAGCATCCGGAAGGCGGTCTGGATGAAGCGACCATTCAAGACTTCCAAGACGGCTTGAGCAAAGACCGGATGGCGTTCCTTGACGACTTCACGCATAAGTTCTTTAAGGCAGGGGACAACGCCGGCCTGGTCAGCGAGCCCTCCCGCGCGTACAACTGGGGGATCGCTGCCGGCGCCTCTCCGAAAGGAACGCTGGATTGCGTCGCGGCCTTCGGCCGGACGGACTTCCGCGGCGATCTGGCTAAATTCGATATCCCGCTGCTTGTTATCCATGGCGATTCCGACGCGATCGTGCCGTTCGAGGTAAGCGGCCGGATCACCAGCGAAACGGTAAAAGGCAGCGAGCTCGTTGTCATTGAAGGCGGTCCGCATGGAGTGAATGCGACTCACCCCGAACCATTCAACAAGGCGCTCATTAACTTCCTGAACCATTAA